The DNA window TAGTAGCTATAAAGATACATTTAAGAATATTGATATTTCTACAAATGGTGAGATATCAATCGTCAGTGGCTCTGAAAATAATACTATTAGACAAATATTGAATGGTTCAAAATTAGAGAATCGATTTTTACCAGCAAACCTTGACCTTAGAAGAACCTTAACAGATGGCATTTCTTATAACAATTATTCTTCAATATACTCATTATCTTTAGATGAGATAAACAAAGACACATCTGAGTCAATGTTAAAAGATCAAACGCAAGTTGAATATATCTTTGGCGCATTACAAGCTAAGACATCAGTTTCACCCGCACTATTGATCAAGACAATTAAAGAAAAATGTGAATCTTTGTTCCTAGAAAATGCTACAGCTAAAAAAGAAATCAATATCGTATTGAAAAAGATTGATGAAAATAAAAAAGAACTTAAAGCACTAAAAACCGATTCAAAACTATCAAATGATCTTGAAGGTGCTATTGCACAATTAAATATAGAACGTATTGAAACTAGATCTGAAGCAGACTCCATAGAACTAGAGATTAAAAATCTTAAATCTATGATTGATAATATTGAAATATACACGAAATTTAATGAATTAAAAGCAATTTCTCCACAGCCATATAACGAAAAATTGGTTGATGAGGTAAACGACATCGATGTATTATTAAAACAATCAAAACATTTAATTACTGATGAAAAAGATTTAGATACTTTAGAAAATGAGAAACAGAGCCAGCTAAAAGATCTTGAGCAAATATCATTACGTTTAAAAGAAACACTCGATCCAGATGATACAACTACATATCTTGTTTCTCAAGAATTTGAAGCTGTAATAGAAGATCAAATTTTATCACGATCATCAAATAAGTCGATTTTAGAAAATTTAAAAAATGAAATAAGTAATTTGTCGAGCAAAATAGAACTCTCTAATAAACAATTAGAAAAATATGCTGCAGAGTCGAAAATTCAAATTAAAGAAAATACCAATGATACAAGTACTTTTGAGAAGAAATCATACAAGAATACGAACACTATAATTGCATCCATATTATTCACATCTTTAATAGGTGCTGGATTTATGTTTAAAAATATTACAATAAGTGCCGTTGGAGCGACAGCATTATTTGCAACCATAATTGGATATCTACTTTCATCTAAAAATGCGATTAAGTCAAATTCACCAATAGAAGTTATAACAACATCTATAAATCCAACTTTAAGCCAGGTTGACCATCTTCAAATAGAAATTGAACATAACAAACAATTACTTTCATTAAAAAAACTTGAACAGGTGAAATTACTCGAAGATATCAAAATTGGAAGTAGTACATATGGTAATAGCTGCTTAAAAGCAGGTTTTAAAGAGAAAATTGAACCAAATCATGTTCAAAAATATATTAAAGATTTCAATTCATTAACAACTATAAATATTCAAATAGATAAAACTATAAATTCAATCAAAAGACTGACTTCGAAATTCGATAGCTTTTATTCCACAATAAACGATTTAGCTGAACGATCAGATTACAGAAAAGAAAATGATATTTCTTTTCTATCTATTACTCATGCGCAAAATTGGCTAGATACATTAAATGGCATTGCAAAGCAACAAAAAGAATTGAAATCACAAGCAGATGTTCATAATACTAAAATGGAAAAACTCGAAAATCAATTATTGGAGAATTTCACTACATTAGAAAATGCTAAACGTGTTTTTATAGGACAATCATCTGAAAGTTTACTTTCTAATCTCTCGGATGCAAATTTTGAAAATGCACAAATAAAAGAAAAAGTAGATGAAATATCTCAATCAATTGGAACATTGAGTGAAAAACAAGAAGTTTTAAATAAATCGACACTTATTCAAGATCTCTATTTAATTCAAGAAGAATTAGTAAGCGAATTACGCCACTTGCATAATAAATATAAGCTTGCTTATATTAGTTCCAAAGTATGTGAGTCTGCTTTTAATAAATGGCAAGAAAACTTTCAACCAGAGGTTACTAAAAAAGCATCAGAACTATTTTCAAAAATGACAAATTCCAAATGGGAATCTATACAAACAGATATTGAAAATATTAGCCAATCAAAGTCACAACAAAGTTTATTTAATGCCAGAAACGCCAAATCAATACTAGATAGCAACAAGCTTTCAAGGGGAGCTAGTGAACAACTTTATTTAGCTTTTCGCTTAGCCGTTATGCAAACCAATAAACGTGCTCCTTTTATACCCGCGATGTTTGATGATATTGCCGTAAATTTCGATAAAACACGATTTAAATCTATTGTGCCAATTATTAACGAGATCGCAGAAAAACGTCAAATATTTTACTTTACGTGCCATGAATGGGTTCGTGACTCACTATTAACAAATACAGACGCAAAACTCTTCACCTTAACCTAAGCTATATCAAGACAAACATAGGTGAGTACAGTCGCAGCAATCTAAGTTCGTATAACATAGACATATGGAAAATAGTAAAACTGAAAACGGCCAACAGAATATAAATCCTGAATTCGAGGCACTAATACCACCAGGATTACAAGAACAATTAGATGCTCCAAGCTATCAAGGTATGTTGAGTTTCGGAAAATTTCCTTACCTTACAGAGCCTGAACAACTTGATGCATTCAAACCAGATGTTGCAATAGTTGGAGCGCCTTATGATGACAATACATCAAATCGGCCAGGTGCAAGATTCGGTCCACAAGCAATTAGAGCAAGAGCATATCATCCTGGTACTTTTAACATAGACCTAGAGATTGAGCTATTTGAGAAACTCAAATGTGTAGATTACGCAGATGCAATATGCCAAGCTGGAATGTGGGAATATTCACGCAAAGCAATATTTGATCGTGTATTAGAAGTAGCAAATAGAAATATCTTCCCAATAACAATTGGTGGTGACCACTCAATAGTAAACCCAGCATTTAGTGCAATAGCTGAAAAATATGGTAAAGGAAAAGTCGGTATAATTCATTTTGATGCACACGCAGATACAGGCAATATAGTCGATGGAAATCTTTGTAGTCATGGAACGCCCATGAGGCGACTCATTGAATCTGGTGCTGTAAAAGGAGAGAACTTTATACAGGTAGGACTGCGTGGTTATTGGCCAGGTACTGAAGAATTTCAATGGATGAAGGACCAAGGTATGAGATGGCATACTATGGAAGAAGTGTTCAAAGATGGCATACAAAAGGTAATTAGTCAAGCATTAGAAGAAGCAAAACAAGGTACAGAATTCTTATATATGTCAGTAGACATAGATGTATTAGACCCAGGATTTGCACCAGCAACAGGAACCCCAGCTCCCGGTGGAATGACTCCGCTTGAACTATTAAAAACTGTTAGACGAATTGCTCTGGAAACAAACTTAGTAGGCATGGACTTAGTAGAGGTATCGCCACCCTATGACTGGGCTGATGTAACTATTAATAATGCTCATGGAGTTATATGGGAAGTACTCTCAGGTCTCGCCTATAAAAAAATAAATTCGAAATAATCAAATGGGATTACACGACTTTAATGAAGATACAGCAGAGCTTGCAGAACGAATATTAAAATTTACTTTAGAGAGACTAAAGCAAGACCCGCCGTCTCTCGGCGGGCCAGTTCCACCAGAAATACTTTTACCAAAATTTAATGGAGTAATTACAAATAAAGGACTTGGTGGAAATAAAGCATTTAACTTTTTTGAAAATATAGTTCAACCTGCAACAATATCTACTGATCACCCTAGATATTTAGCTTTCGTAACCAATGCACCGTCAAACACAGCATCACTTTTTGATTTAGTCGTATCAGCATGCTCCATGTACGGTGGCACTTGGCTTGAGGGATCGGGAGTAGTAGCTGCTGAGAATCAAGCATTGCGTTTTATCATGGACATGGTGGGTTATCCAGAAAGCGCTGCTGGTGTTTTTGTTTCTGGAGGAACCGCCGCAAATCTATCTGCACTTATTGCTGCAAGACATTGGTTTCGAAGAGTGCATCCAGAAATGGAAAAGGTTAGATTAGCATTAGCGTGTGCACCAAGTGCACACACCTCAATCAAACATGCAGCCCAAGCTATGGATGTAGATTTACTTGAGATTCCTGGTGATGAATATAATAGACTTACTCCTGAAAATCTTCAAGCAGCACTAAATTCATATTCAAAAGAAGATAGGGATCGACTCTTTTGCGTTGTTGCAACTGCCGGTGCAACAAATACTGGTTATGTAGACGAACTAAATCAAACAGGAAAAATAGCATATGATATCGACGTTTGGTTTCATGTTGATGGCGCATACGGTGGTGCTGGTATGTTATGTGAATCCACAGCACCGTTATTTGAAGGTGTGACACAAGCCGATAGTTTTGTTGTAGATCCACATAAGTGGTTGTTCTCACCATATGATTGTGCAGCACTTATATATAAAGACCCACTAGATGCACGTCTTGCACACGCTCAACACGCAGAATATTTAGATGTTGTAAATGATACAGTTGAATTTAATCCTTCCGACTATGCACATCATTTGACAAGACGTGCGCGTGGATTGCCGCTTTGGTTCGCACTTGCAGTTCACGGTACCGATGCATTTTCAACAGCTGTAACGACATGTGTTGATGTAAGCAATGAAGGCGGGGAACTAATAAGGAAATCTGACCATCTCGAGTTAGTGATTGAGCCACAATTGAGCGTGATCTTATTTAGAAGAAAAGGTTGGACTGGGCAAGATTACACTTCTTGGTGTAATACTTTGTTAGAAAATGAATTTGCATTCATAGTACCGACATCATTTAACGGCGAGACTGTTATACGTCTATGTATAACAAATCCGAATACAACAGTTAAAGATTTAGAGTTGATAATTGATTCATTAGCTTAAAGCCTGTCAAGTACACGAGACAGAAATAATTTTGTTCTCTCATTTTTTGGATTAGTGAATATATCCTCTGGGTCACCTTGTTCAACCACTACTCCATCATCCATAAATACTACCCGGTCTGCAACGCCTCGAGCGAAGTCCATTTCATGAGTTACCACAACCATAGTCATACCTTCATTAGCGAGTTTTCGCATAACTTGTAAAACGTCACCAACTAATTCTGGATCAAGCGCAGATGTCACTTCATCAAATAACATTATGTCAGGCTTCATTGCCAATGATCGTGCAATGGCGACACGTTGTTGCTGTCCACCAGAAAGCGATGCTGGAAACATGTCGATCTTATCACTCAGTCCAACATCTTTTAATACACTCAAAGCGATCTTTCGAGCCTGAACTTTGCTCATATCTTTTACTTTTACTAGCGCTAAGGTAACATTTTTGATGACTGTCATATGAGGAAATAAATTGAAATGTTGAAACACCATACCCACGTTAGTACGAAGTTTATTTATCTCTTTTTTATTTATTTTTGAAACCGCTTTACCTAAGACGGTGATTTCACCTGTTGATATTTCTTCTAGCTGTGTAATACATCTCAATAAGGTTGATTTACCAGAACCAGAAGGTCCTATTATACAAACAACTTCTCCTCGAGTAACATTAAAATTAATATCTTTTAATACGACCTTGTCACCAAAAGATTTAGCAACATTTTCAAACTTTATTACAACTTCATCACTCATCGTGTACCTGCTTTCGCACGACGCTCAAAAAATGCCACAAGTTGAAGTAGAGGGATAGTAATTAAAAGATAACAAATACCCGCTGCAATTAGTGGCGTTGTATTTGCGAGTTGATTAGTAGCATCACGTGCAAACTTTGTTAATTCTCTACCACCAACTTCTACTCCTAAAACAGAAACTAAAGAAGTATCTTTAAATAGTAATGCAAGTTCATTTGTCAGTGGACCAACAATTGTCCGAAAAGCTTGTGGCAAAACAACTTTTTTCATCGTCTGAGTATTCGACATACCCAGTGAACGGGCAGCCTCAGCTTGGCCACGTGGGACTGATTCAATACCCGCACGAATTGTTTCTGCCATATACGCGCCAGCTACCAATGATAGCGCCAATGCACCAGGTATGTACTTCGTACCATCTCGACCAAATGGCCAAAGATTATTAAAAAAACTTAAAGGACCAGGAAAATTTAAGTTATATTCTTTAAATAGGATAGGGAAACCTAAACCGATCACAATCATTATTAGCAACAAAGGTAGGCCGCGAATAAAATCGATAAAAGTTGCAGAAGGCCATCTCAAATATTTCTTTTTGGAAGTACGCATTAAGGCTAAGAACAGACCAAATGAAAGCCCCCCAATAAAAGCTATAGTCGTAAAAACAATAGTATTTCTTGCAGCTTCTAAGAATATTTCGGGGAAAACCTTTTTGAATATACGTAGAGAAAAAAATTCATCAAGTATCCCCTCAACTCCGCCAGCGGCAAGTCTTGGATACAAAATAAGCTGGTGTGCAATCATATTACACACCAGCTTATTGTAATTTAACTAAAATTGATGGTTCTTAGTTAGTACCTAAGTATTTAGCAACGATTTTATCGTAAGTATCATTACTCTTTAACTTTTTCAAAGATACATTTATGGCTTTAGTAAGTTCAGGATTATCCTTAGAAATTACAAATCCATAACCCTCATCACCTTCGAACTTTTTAGTTACAGTTGCAGAACCATTCGTAGTTGACTCATATGCGTTAATTGGATAATCTTGGATCACACCATCAATCGAACCTGCACGTAAAGCGCTTAAAAGCTCATCCGCACCAGTAAATTCTTTGACTGTATAGCCATCTTTTTCTGATGATTCTTTTGCAAAATCGGCTCCTGTAGTTTCACTTTGAACGCCAATTACTTTTCCAGATAATTTATCAAGATCTGTCAAGGTTTCTGTATCTTTATTATTAACTAGTAAAGACTGTGTGATTGTGAAATAAGAATCAGAAAAATCATTTGACATTTTCCTCTCATCTGTTATAGAAACAGAAGATGCAACTACGTCGCACTTACCAGCTTTTAATTGAGCAAATATTGAATCGAAATCAGTATCGACGAATTTTGCTTCAAGAGAATTGTCTTTAGCTATAGCTGAAATTAAATCAGCATCAATACCAACAACATCTTTACCATCTAAAAATTCAAATGGAGCATATGGAATGTCAGAACAGATTGTCAGTTTTCCAGCCTCTACTGTTGATAGACCTTCAGTAGTTTTTTTCTCTTCTTTCTTAGAACATGCTGTAAAAACTAATGTACAGACAATAGTCAGCGAAATTATCGTTAATATTTTTTTCATTGTACCCCCTAGGTTTAATACAATGACTCTAGTGCTTTTAAAGCATGGATGCACGAAGTTCTATTTTGTTTAGGGTACACAACAAAACTGTGGATAACTCTGCTAAAAAGGATAAAGCTACGTTTTAAATGAATTCGACGCCTTGAGCCAATGGTAATGAATCTGAATAATTAATTGTATTGGTGGTTCTTCTCATATAAGCCTTCCATGCATCTGAACCAGATTCACGCCCACCGCCAGTCTGTTTTTCGCCGCCAAAAGCACCACCGATTTCAGCACCACTTGGACCAATGTTCACATTTACAATCCCACAATCAGAACCAACTGGTGACATGAACAATTCCGCTTCTTTAATATTTGTTGTAAATATGGATGACGATAGACCTTGCGGAACTTTATTATTTAACTCAATAGCTTCTTCAATATCACAATATGTGATAGTACTTAAAAGTGGAGCAAATGTTTCATGATCTAAATCTATAATGTGAGATTCCATTTTTATAATGGCTGGCATTCGATAATATGCATCTGGATAAACAGCATCGAACATACGCTCACCCCCAACAACTACTTGTCCGTTATTGCTTAAATTATCTATTGCTAATTCCATAGCTTGAGAAGAATTGCTTTCTATTAAAGGACCAATCAAAGTATCTGAATTAAGAGGATTACCAATTTTTAAACTTGCATATGCTTTTTTTACTTTTTCCATCAATTTCTCAAAAATTGATTCATGAACAATTAGTCTACGCAATGTTGTACAACGCTGGCCTGCAGTACCTGCTGCCGAAAACACAATTGCTCGCGTTGCTAATTCAATATCTGCACTTGGAGTAACAATCATCGCATTATTACCACCGAGCTCTAAAAGAATTTTTCCAAAACGTTCATTAACAATTTTACTAAGAGCAGCACCGGCAAGAGTTGAACCAGTCACACTTAAGAGTGCTATATCTACATGACTCGCAATAGTATTGGCTGCATCAATTCCACCTAGAACCAGTTGACAAACATTCTCATCAATTCCTACTTCTTTTGCGGCTCGCTTTGCTAATTCATAAATCGCAATGGCACTAACAACGCATTTATCAGAAGGTTTAAATACGACCGGGTCACCACAAATAAATGCTAGTGCAGCATTCCACGCAAATACAGCGACAGGAAAATTAAAAGCTGTAACAATACCAACAACACCAAGTGGCAAATACGTTTCACGCATTGAATGCATAGGTCGCTCACTTGCAATTACCTTTCCGAAGAGTTGTCTTGATTGACCTAGTGCTAAATCACATATATCAATCATTTCCTGCACTTCGCCTAAACCTTCACTTAAAATTTTTCCAGCATCAACACTAACTAGAAAACCTAATTCGTTTTTATATTCTCTAAGTAGATTTCCGTAGATTCTTACAAACTCACCGCGTTTTGGTGCCGGGATCATTGCATATTCTTTATAGTAACTTTTTGCATCAGAAATTTTTTCTTTAATTTCGTCTATCGTTGTAGCAGATATAGAACCATAAACCTCACCGGTAATTGGAGTTCTTAAATTTATTCGAGAATCATCTATTTTCTCTGAGCTACTAAAACCATAGCTATTGATCTTTATTGACAATATATCTAATACTCGAAAGACTTCGTCTGAAATATCTCCTGTATTCGGAATATCAGTACCTATAATTTTGTCACTTAACTTAAACATAAATTTCCACTACTCTCCTGTTATAAAATCTATTGACGAATGACCGAGAATATTTTCTGGGTCACAGAATATTTTTAAACTTCTCGTTAACAACTTATCAACTTTGGGGATATATTCGTGATAATAATCAGAATTTAGTGCACCTAATCCATGTTCTGCCGAAAAACTCCCGCCATAAAAATTGGTTAAATCATTAACTACTCTTCTTATCTTCTTTACATCTTCGTCAGAAAAATCGACATCACTTAAAGACTTTGGAATAGCAATATTCATATGTATTCCACCATCTCCAACGTGACCGAAATCACATATGACAAGGTCTGGATATATTTTAGAAATTTCTTTATGAATACTTGTTCTAAGTTTAAAAAATTTATCTTTGGTTGTTGATATATCACATGTAATGAGTTTCCTAGAAAAATTTCTCACAGATTCAGAAAAACTATGTCTAATTTCCCACGTTTTTGATGAATCTAAGTTCAAAGCATCATCTACTAAACCTAATTCTACAAGTTTAGCTAAAATTTCTTCACCCTTATTTTTGATATCATCATTTTCTAATGTAGTAGCGAACTCTACAAATAAAACATCAACTTGATCTTTTACATAAGGTATAACAATTTTAGAATTTAATTCTGAATAATTTTCATTTGTTGCCTTTAAAACATTTGAGCTAACCATCTCACAAGCGACTAATAAATCACCACTTATACTTTCAAGTTTATTAACTAATAAAGCAGTATTTTCATCATTTGATAGTGGAATCCAATAAGTAGTTGATGCTTTTTCTATTGGAAAGACTTTCAAGGCAACTGAAGTTATAAAACCTAGTTGACCAAATGACCCACAGAATGATTGTGTAAAGTTCAACGAAGAATTATCTTTTATAGGTCTTTGTAATGAATCATAAACACTTAGATCGACATCCGCTAATACTACTTGGATACCTTTCATTAAAGATCGAAAATCACCATGACGCAATACAGATGAACCTCCAATATTTGTTGATGCCATAGCCCCAACCATAGGGTCAGAACTTACATTAACAGGTAAAAAATAGCCGAATGTTTTTAAATATTCATTAACTTCACTTAACAAGAACCCAGCATCAACAATCAACCTTTGATCCTGAACGTTAATTTTCATGTTCGAACGGTATTTTTCAAATGATACTATTACAGAGTTTTCACTATTTTCTTTACTTGGTACTGATGCATCAACAAGTCCAGTACGCGCACCTTGAGGTAGCAATCTATAACACTCGTTTTTAGCCCAAGTAATAGTTTTTTGAATATGCTCAATAGATTCAGGAAATACAATTGCTATTGCTGATCCAATTTTGCCTCTCCAGGGTTCAAAATAGCGCTCTGGAATATCTTCACCAATAATGCACTGCTGGCCCGTTATGGCACAAAGTTCATTAAACGCGTTTTGGTCAGTCATATTTACTATCATCGTCTCTATAGATTAAGAAATAAAGCCCTTAAAGCTTTTGTTCTAACTAGTCGAAATCATACTCATAATTCTAGGATAAAACACTGATAGTAAGGGGAGAAAATGCAAGGCAGTATTAAGAAAATAGCTGTAGTCGGTCTCGGCAAGGTTGGTAGTTTAGTTGCTAGTTTGCTCCATTACGATGGAGTGGAAGTTACTGGTTTCGACCAAGTTATTCGTTCAGATTTCCCATTTTCTACACAAAGCATTGATGTAACTGACGAAAAAGTTCTAGAAGATTCAATAAAAGGTTATGATGCAATTGTTAGTTGTTTACCTTATTTTTTAAACACACTTATTGTAAAAGTAGCTATTAAAACACAAGTTCACTATTTCGACTTAACAGAAGATGTTCCACATACACATTTTGTTAAAGAAAATAGTGCAAATTCAAAAACTGCTTTAGTTCCACAATGTGGACTTGCTCCTGGGCTGATAGGAATTATTGGTTCTTCTTTAATGAGGAAATTCGATAAAGTTCGTTCATTAGAACTTAGAGTTGGTGCACTTCCTAGAACTCCACATGGACTACTTGGATACTCTGTTAATTGGTCAGCTGAAGGAATAATTAACGAATATTTAAATGATGCAGAAGTAATCCGTAAAGGCGAAAAACAAATTGTGCCGTCGCTTAGCGAATTAGAAACCGTGATTATCAACGGAATAAAACTAGAAGCATTTATTACAAGTGGTGGTTGCGGGACTATGACTGAGACATATCAAGGAAAACTAGAGAGTTTGGATTACAAAACTTTGCGCTATCCTGGACATTGTAAATTAATGAATTTTATGGCAAATGAAATGCGTATGGGACAAGATAGAAACTCATTAGCAAAAGTTCTAACAGAAGCTAAACCTCAATCTACTGATGATGTTGTCTATATTTATAGTGCTGTTGAAGGTGAGCAAGAAGGAAAATTTATACGAGATACTTATGTTAGAGCTTTTCATGCGAGAGAGATTAATGGGTCAAATTGGAGGGCAATATCATGGACTACAGCATCTAGCTGCTGTGCAGTAATAGAGTTAGTGTCTAAAGCAATATTGCCACAACAAGGTTTCATACGCCAAGAAGATATATTGTATAAAGACCTTGTAGAGACAAGTTTTGGTAAACTTTTTACAGATGGTATTGCGGTATCGCATACATCGGACTGATTTGAAGATAGGTATATATGGATAAATCAATGTCATTGTGCTCAACGGACATAACTATATATAATATTATTCGTGAGATAGTTGGTCAAAAAAATATCGAAGAGTTTTCCCATGTAATATTAATACCTAATGTTGTATCTTCATTTGGTGATGAAAATGTTCCAAGGGCACATTTGTCATTTAGTTTATTTCTCACACTATATGCTGACCTGCTCCAAAGAGTTCCACATGCCAGAATTTATTTTGATCGACATTTAACAGAGGAAAGAACCATCATGTTTGATCACGGTGCCGTTAGGACTGTGTTATACGATAGGAATGGCAATTTGCCATCTGGCGAAGAATCCTTAGTAAGAATATTGCGTGCTCTAGGTTATTTTCATAACAATACTTATCCATTAGAAAAGTTAAAAATGACTGGAAGAAGCTATACTCACACTGATTTTCCAGAAGTAATTCCACAATATTTCGTAAGCGAATTCCATCCTGAACAAGTTGATGATGATAATTTTGTAAAAGCAGTTATCAATGTGATCGAAGACTCCATTGATCCACTAAGTGAACAAACAAAATCTGATCTTGAATTTTTGTCTAATAATAACTTTTTGCCAAGAGAAAAATGTGGTGAATTTTTGGCTAATATAACCTCTGCTTTTGCTCGTCAACACCCAATACCAAAATTAAGTGACTATAAAAATATTTTTAAACATTCTGCAGAAATGGCCTGGATATCAACCGAAGGTAATGCATTTAATCATGCTACAGATAGAGTAAAAATATTAAGCGATTTAGTCAATGAAGAAAACGAATTTGGGTCACCAATGAAAGAGTCTATAGAGGTCTCAAAAACTGGAAGGGTCCTCCAAACAGCATATAGAGCAGATCCAATCAATCGTTGTTTCATTGACGATTCTGGTGAAACTATCCAATTAGACGTACCTGGTTCATTTTTTGAATTTATTGAACGCCACATCGACCCTGAGACCAAAAAATTAGATTTAGCCTTTGACGCTAGTAATGCTACCGGAATTTTTAAAATGACAGAAGGTAACCATTCTTTGATTGATCCTGTTGATGAATTAGATCAGATCGAATAACAATAATATGTATCATCAGGAATATTTTTTGTTTTAACGAGTTTCTATAATTAGTTCAGTTTTGAACTATATTGGAGATTATGATGCATACAAGGATAATAAAAGTTCATACGACATTAGAGGGTGAAGGCTTTGAGGTGCAGCGTCCATTCCCAGTTGAAGGCTTAAGTCAGATTGATCCATTTTTACTTATAGATCAAATTGGCCCAAAAACGATGTTGGCAAACAATAGAATAGGAACAGACTGGCACCCCCACCGCGGGTTTGAAACAGTTTCTTATAACATACGCGGAACTAGCGACCATCTAGACACTCTTGGAAATGAAGGACATATGGAACCTGGAGATGTTCAGTGGATGACTGCTGGATCAGGTGTAATACATAAAGAAGGACCTAAAAAAGTTAATTTCAACGAGGAAAATCAAGACAAGGAAGTATTTAGCATTCAACTCTGGGTTAACTTGCCAAAAGCAAATAAGATGGATCCGCCAAAATACCAAGACATGAGAACAGATGAAATTCCATCAGTAAACATTGGCGATGTAGTAATTAAAATTATTGCGGGTAATGCGTTTGGTATTGAATCTCACACAAACACATTTACGCCTATAGTTTATGCGCATATCTCAAAAGACAAATCTTCAAAGAAGTATAATAAAGAATCATTTTTTTCAGTTATCGACCCTGACCACAATGTGATTATTCTTCCTTTGGTTGGAACAATTTCTGGAAAGCTTTATGATTCAGCAATAGGTGAGATAAAAAACTTTACGATAGCAAAAGGCCATACATTCGTCGCTAGTGGTATAGACAAAATAGAATTTGAAGAACCAGATATTACAGAAGATGGAACAGATGTATTATTGTTAACCGGAAAACCAATTGGAGAGCCAGTTGTTAGATATGGACCGTTTGTAATGAACAGTGCTGAAGAAGTTCAACAAGCATTTGAAGATTTTCGTGCTGGAAAAATGGGAGAAATCCCCGCTTAAATAAGTCACACAAGAATCAGGCAAGATGAAAAATAAAATAAGCAATGTATTTCGACAAATATTTTCATCACTACATAATCGCAACTTCCGACTCTTTTTCATAGGACAACTGATTTCAAATACAGGAAACTGGATTACCAATATTGCTTTAACTTTATTAGTACTACATTTAACTCATAGCGGTCTTGCTATTGGAATATTAGTAGCTTGTCAATACGGGCCTATTTTGTTGTTTTCCGTTTGGGCTGG is part of the Acidimicrobiia bacterium genome and encodes:
- a CDS encoding DUF1338 family protein; this encodes MDKSMSLCSTDITIYNIIREIVGQKNIEEFSHVILIPNVVSSFGDENVPRAHLSFSLFLTLYADLLQRVPHARIYFDRHLTEERTIMFDHGAVRTVLYDRNGNLPSGEESLVRILRALGYFHNNTYPLEKLKMTGRSYTHTDFPEVIPQYFVSEFHPEQVDDDNFVKAVINVIEDSIDPLSEQTKSDLEFLSNNNFLPREKCGEFLANITSAFARQHPIPKLSDYKNIFKHSAEMAWISTEGNAFNHATDRVKILSDLVNEENEFGSPMKESIEVSKTGRVLQTAYRADPINRCFIDDSGETIQLDVPGSFFEFIERHIDPETKKLDLAFDASNATGIFKMTEGNHSLIDPVDELDQIE
- a CDS encoding pirin family protein — translated: MMHTRIIKVHTTLEGEGFEVQRPFPVEGLSQIDPFLLIDQIGPKTMLANNRIGTDWHPHRGFETVSYNIRGTSDHLDTLGNEGHMEPGDVQWMTAGSGVIHKEGPKKVNFNEENQDKEVFSIQLWVNLPKANKMDPPKYQDMRTDEIPSVNIGDVVIKIIAGNAFGIESHTNTFTPIVYAHISKDKSSKKYNKESFFSVIDPDHNVIILPLVGTISGKLYDSAIGEIKNFTIAKGHTFVASGIDKIEFEEPDITEDGTDVLLLTGKPIGEPVVRYGPFVMNSAEEVQQAFEDFRAGKMGEIPA